In Drosophila simulans strain w501 chromosome 3R, Prin_Dsim_3.1, whole genome shotgun sequence, a single window of DNA contains:
- the LOC6726940 gene encoding uncharacterized protein LOC6726940 yields the protein MESRLGLLIALLLAAFQAWAMEAPSNFNQNSTESGLLRTVRHIYGQCADSEDVFWCCKIQGVRLLGRALKVPQLGIVDGVSLVRRESFSQDTRSGRSSLLESQLSNRDLEHMSGKSLDALLLERFLNFVHSHQLQVNLPRLLRFGERNGQDWLQHVIGYFMPASESEGRKKKDDKKYLGPFIAAVLLKTAILKMAYHSIAIVAGKALIVGKIALIISAIIGLKKLVGHDGGEKTTYEIVKHPQVQQSHTYSSSHQGEYDTGGHDGGSYHRSIDDEMMMQDKAYQAWMPHVAASPSPAAKGSR from the coding sequence ATGGAATCGCGTCTGGGTCTGCTCATCGCCCTGCTGCTGGCGGCCTTTCAGGCCTGGGCCATGGAAGCCCCGTCGAACTTTAATCAGAACTCTACTGAGAGCGGACTGCTGCGGACAGTGCGTCATATCTATGGGCAGTGTGCAGATAGCGAGGACGTTTTCTGGTGCTGCAAGATACAGGGAGTTCGCCTGCTGGGACGGGCTCTGAAGGTCCCACAACTGGGCATCGTGGATGGCGTTAGCTTGGTGCGACGGGAGTCCTTTAGCCAGGACACGCGGAGTGGACGCTCCAGCCTGCTCGAGAGCCAGCTCAGCAATCGCGATCTCGAGCACATGTCGGGGAAGAGTCTGGACGCCCTGCTGCTGGAGCGGTTCCTCAACTTTGTCCATAGTCACCAGCTGCAGGTGAATCTACCACGGTTGCTGCGGTTTGGCGAGCGGAATGGCCAAGATTGGCTGCAGCACGTGATCGGCTACTTTATGCCAGCCAGCGAAAGCGAGGGTCGCAAAAAGAAGGATGACAAAAAGTATCTGGGACCCTTCATTGCCGCCGTTCTGCTAAAGACCGCTATTCTAAAGATGGCATACCACTCCATCGCCATTGTAGCGGGAAAGGCGCTGATTGTGGGCAAGATTGCGCTGATCATCAGTGCTATAATCGGGCTGAAAAAACTGGTGGGTCACGACGGCGGCGAGAAGACCACCTACGAGATCGTCAAGCATCCACAGGTGCAGCAGAGCCACACATACTCGTCCAGTCACCAGGGTGAGTACGATACTGGTGGCCATGACGGAGGATCCTACCACCGCAGCATCGACGACGAGATGATGATGCAGGACAAGGCTTACCAGGCCTGGATGCCCCACGTGGCCGCATCCCCTTCGCCCGCCGCCAAGGGATCCCGATAA
- the LOC6726939 gene encoding uncharacterized protein LOC6726939, with the protein MWRVVLLQCFVFGSSVLSLSHKGNETSAGASTSSWSPRSLGRIIAHCMGGADAWQCLGSESERLLDGATRDNSTWQITDYLSIEPQVGFSKSETRRMDMGLPGKLLELVQGRALRLQLPRQLTISNAIDDFGSELGLDQGRKKKDKDKNMAMMGGMIMMATLAQMFLGKVILIAGSAFIMAKIALVISLLGSLKKGSTGHSGSGGGGGTEHVVVHSSHESGWHRSMPTHDTYSQLEQVEEPPLGSHMEYYQAYQMEPLKRRLHQAAAYPDQPRPEATKSTRGFF; encoded by the exons atgtggcGCGTCGTTTTACTACAGTGCTTTGTGTTTGGTAGTTCAGTTCTGTCTTTAAGTCACAAAGGAAACGAAACTTCAGCTGGCGCGTCCACTTCCTCATGGAGTCCTAGAAGTCTGGGCAGAATAATAGCTCACTGCATGGGTGGTGCGGATGCTTGGCAGTGTCTAGGCTCCGAGAGCGAGCGATTGCTGGATGGTGCCACCAGGGATAACAGCACCTGGCAGATCACCGATTACCTAAGCATCGAACCACAGGTTGGTTTCAGCAAGTCGGAGACGAGGCGTATGGATATGGGTTTACCCGGGAAACTATTGGAGCTGGTCCAGGGAAGAGCACTGCGTCTTCAGCTGCCACGCCAGTTGACCATTTCAAATGCCATCGATGACTTTGGCAGCGAGCTGGGCCTCGATCAAG GTCGCAAAAAGAAGGACAAAGACAAGAACATGGCGATGATGGGCGGCATGATCATGATGGCCACTCTGGCTCAAATGTTCCTAGGCAAGGTCATCCTCATCGCCGGCTCGGCCTTTATTATGGCCAAGATCGCCTTGGTCATATCGCTGCTG GGCAGTCTAAAAAAGGGTTCGACTGGTCACAGTGGTAGTGGAGGAGGGGGTGGCACGGAGCACGTGGTGGTCCACTCCAGCCACGAGAGCGGCTGGCACCGCAGCATGCCCACCCACGACACATACTCGCAGTTGGAGCAGGTGGAGGAGCCACCGTTGGGCAGCCATATGGAGTACTACCAGGCCTACCAGATGGAGCCACTGAAGCGCCGCCTGCATCAGGCGGCGGCCTACCCAGATCAGCCACGTCCAGAGGCCACAAAATCGACTCGGGGCTTTTTTTAG